A window from Shewanella livingstonensis encodes these proteins:
- the hisS gene encoding histidine--tRNA ligase, translating to MAKQIQAIRGMNDILPTQSPLWQKVEAVLRSSVSAFGYSEIRTPIVESTDLFKRSIGEVTDIVEKEMYTFEDRNSDSLTLRPEGTASTVRAGNEHGLLYNQEQRLWYMGPMFRHERPQKGRYRQFHQFGVEVYGIGSADIDAEVLMLSARLWDLLGIKEHVALELNTLGDPAERAAYRDALIAFLEQHKDKLDEDSQRRMYSNPLRVLDSKDQQVQALLADAPALMDYLGEETKTHFSTLCELLDAVGIQYTINPRLVRGLDYYNRTVFEWVTTSLGSQGTVLAGGRYDGLVGQLGGKDTPAVGFAMGLERIVLLLETLELTSDIAAEVDIYVTAMGDNCVVEAIKVAQELRQQLPTLKVMSHCGGGNFKKQMKRADKSGAQFALIIGENEMANSQVAIKPLRTNDEQQLVTRSELVAKIAELI from the coding sequence GTGGCAAAGCAAATCCAAGCTATTCGTGGAATGAATGATATTCTGCCTACACAAAGTCCTTTATGGCAAAAAGTTGAAGCAGTATTGCGCTCATCAGTCAGTGCATTTGGTTACAGTGAAATTCGTACTCCTATCGTAGAAAGTACCGATCTTTTTAAACGCTCTATTGGTGAAGTGACCGATATAGTTGAAAAGGAAATGTACACCTTTGAAGATCGTAACAGTGACAGTTTAACGTTACGTCCAGAAGGCACTGCTTCAACAGTGCGTGCAGGTAACGAACATGGTCTGCTTTACAATCAAGAACAACGTTTATGGTATATGGGACCCATGTTTCGCCATGAGCGCCCGCAGAAAGGTCGTTACCGCCAATTTCATCAGTTTGGTGTTGAAGTTTACGGTATTGGTAGCGCCGATATTGATGCTGAAGTATTAATGTTATCTGCCCGTTTATGGGACTTGTTAGGCATTAAAGAACACGTAGCACTAGAGCTAAATACTTTAGGCGATCCGGCTGAACGTGCTGCCTATCGCGATGCGTTAATTGCTTTTTTAGAGCAACACAAAGATAAGTTAGATGAAGATAGCCAACGTCGGATGTATTCAAATCCATTACGCGTACTAGATAGTAAAGATCAGCAGGTACAGGCTCTTTTAGCTGATGCCCCTGCATTGATGGACTACCTTGGTGAAGAGACTAAGACACATTTTTCAACTTTGTGTGAACTCTTAGACGCCGTTGGTATCCAATACACCATCAATCCACGTTTAGTGCGTGGTTTAGATTATTATAACCGTACTGTATTTGAATGGGTTACCACTAGTTTGGGCTCTCAAGGTACCGTATTGGCGGGTGGACGCTACGATGGTTTAGTTGGCCAACTGGGTGGTAAAGATACCCCTGCTGTTGGTTTTGCAATGGGCCTTGAGCGTATTGTACTATTACTTGAAACGCTTGAGTTAACTAGCGATATTGCTGCTGAAGTGGACATTTATGTCACTGCTATGGGCGATAATTGCGTCGTTGAAGCTATTAAAGTGGCTCAAGAGTTGCGTCAACAGTTACCAACACTTAAAGTCATGAGCCATTGCGGTGGTGGCAACTTTAAAAAGCAAATGAAACGTGCCGATAAAAGCGGTGCTCAGTTTGCGTTAATTATTGGTGAAAACGAAATGGCCAATAGCCAAGTTGCTATTAAGCCGTTAAGAACAAACGATGAACAACAATTGGTTACGCGTAGTGAACTCGTAGCTAAAATTGCAGAACTGATTTAA
- a CDS encoding tetratricopeptide repeat protein: MEIYSTEEQQVDAIKQFWKDYGTSIVVGAVVGLGGLYGWNTYSDMKVTAAEKASESFQSIVTQSANPAALLVQAESFTAEHDQQGYQALLELMVAKSAVEAGDLAKAEASFTKIIAAQPGSGLGMVAMIRLARIQAEQNNLGMALATLEQVTDKAFASQREELKGDFLVRQGDLDKAKSAYQAAVDNGGALASPALTMKLDNLNKA; encoded by the coding sequence GTGGAAATTTATAGCACAGAAGAACAACAAGTAGATGCTATCAAGCAGTTCTGGAAAGATTATGGTACCTCAATTGTCGTGGGTGCCGTAGTAGGCCTTGGTGGTCTATACGGTTGGAATACTTATTCTGACATGAAAGTGACTGCGGCTGAAAAAGCCTCAGAGTCATTTCAGTCTATCGTGACACAGTCTGCTAACCCTGCAGCGTTATTAGTTCAGGCAGAAAGCTTTACAGCAGAACATGATCAGCAAGGTTATCAAGCATTGCTTGAGTTGATGGTAGCAAAGTCGGCGGTTGAAGCAGGTGATTTAGCCAAAGCTGAAGCCTCATTTACTAAGATAATTGCTGCGCAACCTGGTTCTGGTTTGGGCATGGTGGCGATGATCCGTTTAGCGCGTATCCAGGCTGAACAAAACAATTTAGGCATGGCGCTAGCCACGCTGGAGCAAGTGACTGATAAAGCATTTGCTTCACAACGTGAAGAATTAAAAGGCGACTTTTTAGTGCGTCAAGGTGATTTGGATAAAGCCAAATCAGCTTATCAAGCAGCAGTGGATAATGGTGGCGCGTTAGCCAGTCCAGCGTTGACCATGAAGTTAGACAATCTAAACAAGGCATAA
- the bamB gene encoding outer membrane protein assembly factor BamB — protein sequence MKSWCKNLLAVGLSVALLSACSSSDVEEEPVSELVDIQATVFPEIIWNTSVGDGVGDYYSQLRPTVRYGKVFVADRSGVVVAFDETSGDELWKQDFNDVFEDRLEIKTKGIRLAAGVTAARNKVFVGGETGLLVALDEATGDVVWSTQANGELLSAPTVAEDVVAVNTSKGVFEAFNIDTGKKLWSYEMQLPNLTLRGTGSAAYEAGGFFLGTADGKVAVVVKSNGQAAWEQAVFSPTGANEFTRMADIDMTPLILGENLYVASYNGNLVSMELRSGRTVWSRKYSSFNDLAAAGISLYLVDDHSRIYSVDRRNGLELWSNSVLKNRELTAPAVIDNYIVVGDFEGYLHFIDRNSGDVVGRIEVDSDGLYGQPLVVGDKIYVQGRSGKVAIVSLNKQEQMNVEEDTETDAE from the coding sequence ATGAAGTCTTGGTGTAAAAATCTACTTGCCGTTGGGTTAAGTGTCGCTCTTCTGTCTGCTTGTTCTTCAAGTGATGTTGAAGAAGAGCCAGTGAGTGAATTAGTTGATATACAAGCAACTGTGTTTCCAGAGATTATTTGGAACACCAGTGTAGGTGATGGTGTAGGTGATTATTACTCGCAGCTTCGTCCTACAGTTCGATATGGCAAGGTGTTTGTAGCCGATCGTAGCGGTGTTGTGGTTGCCTTTGATGAAACCAGTGGTGATGAGCTATGGAAACAAGACTTTAATGACGTCTTTGAAGATAGACTTGAAATCAAAACCAAAGGTATTCGTTTAGCTGCTGGTGTAACCGCTGCACGTAACAAAGTTTTTGTTGGTGGCGAAACGGGTTTATTGGTTGCGCTTGATGAAGCAACGGGTGACGTTGTATGGTCAACACAAGCTAATGGCGAGTTGTTGTCGGCACCTACAGTGGCAGAAGATGTTGTTGCGGTGAATACCAGTAAAGGTGTATTTGAAGCGTTCAATATCGATACTGGCAAAAAGCTGTGGTCTTATGAAATGCAACTCCCCAACCTTACTTTACGAGGCACAGGTTCTGCTGCTTATGAAGCGGGCGGTTTCTTTTTAGGCACGGCAGATGGCAAAGTTGCTGTTGTGGTTAAAAGTAATGGTCAAGCTGCTTGGGAACAAGCTGTTTTTAGTCCAACCGGTGCTAATGAGTTTACTCGGATGGCAGATATTGATATGACCCCATTAATACTGGGCGAAAATCTGTATGTTGCTAGTTACAACGGTAATTTAGTGTCTATGGAGTTGCGCAGCGGGCGTACTGTTTGGTCACGTAAATACTCAAGTTTTAATGATTTAGCTGCAGCTGGCATAAGCCTGTATTTAGTCGACGATCATAGCCGCATTTATTCAGTCGATCGTCGCAATGGTTTAGAGTTATGGAGTAATTCAGTCCTTAAAAATCGCGAGTTAACGGCACCTGCAGTAATTGATAATTATATTGTAGTCGGTGATTTTGAAGGTTACTTGCATTTTATTGACCGTAATAGTGGCGATGTAGTTGGCCGCATTGAGGTTGATAGTGATGGATTATATGGTCAACCGTTAGTGGTAGGCGATAAAATTTATGTTCAAGGTCGTAGCGGTAAAGTAGCTATTGTCTCGTTGAACAAACAAGAGCAAATGAATGTAGAGGAAGATACTGAAACTGATGCAGAATAA
- the der gene encoding ribosome biogenesis GTPase Der gives MIPVVALVGRPNVGKSTLFNRLTRTRDALVADFPGLTRDRKYGRAFLAGYEFIVVDTGGIDGTEEGIETKMAEQSLAAIEEADVVLFMTDARAGLTAADLAIAQHLRSRDKVTFVVANKVDGIDADSACGEFWSLGLGEVYQMAASQGRGVTNMIDYALTPYAEAMGIVRELDEEGEQIEREYTEEEAEAEQTRLQNLPIKLAIIGKPNVGKSTLINRILGEERVVVYDEPGTTRDSIYIPMSREGREYVLIDTAGVRRRSKVHEVIEKFSVIKTLKAVEDANVVLLVIDAREGIAEQDLGLLGFTLNAGRALVIAINKWDGIDQKIKDRVKSELDRRLGFIDFARIHFISALHGTGVGHLYESIEEAYDSATRRVSTSMLTRVMQMSQDDHQPPLVNGRRVKLKYAHAGGYNPPIVVIHGNQVKKLPDSYKRYMMNYFRRSLKVVGTPIQLRFHEGANPFEGKTEKLTIGQERRRKRAMSHIRDRTK, from the coding sequence ATGATCCCTGTTGTGGCCCTTGTAGGGCGACCGAATGTCGGCAAATCGACATTATTTAACCGTCTTACTCGTACTCGTGATGCGTTAGTCGCTGATTTCCCTGGCTTAACACGTGACCGTAAATACGGCCGTGCATTTTTAGCTGGCTACGAGTTTATTGTTGTTGATACTGGCGGTATTGATGGCACCGAAGAGGGGATCGAAACTAAAATGGCTGAACAGTCATTGGCCGCGATTGAAGAAGCTGATGTCGTATTATTTATGACCGATGCTCGTGCCGGCCTAACGGCGGCAGATTTAGCCATTGCTCAGCATTTACGTAGCCGCGACAAGGTTACCTTTGTGGTGGCCAATAAAGTTGATGGTATTGATGCTGATTCAGCATGTGGTGAATTTTGGTCTCTTGGTCTAGGTGAAGTGTATCAAATGGCTGCGTCACAAGGCCGTGGCGTCACCAACATGATTGACTATGCATTAACGCCTTATGCTGAAGCCATGGGTATTGTTCGTGAATTAGACGAAGAAGGCGAGCAGATTGAGCGTGAATATACTGAAGAAGAAGCTGAAGCAGAACAAACTCGCCTACAGAACTTACCGATTAAGCTCGCTATTATTGGTAAGCCTAACGTGGGTAAGTCAACGCTCATTAACCGTATTCTAGGTGAAGAGCGCGTAGTGGTTTATGACGAACCAGGCACAACCCGTGACAGTATTTACATTCCAATGTCACGTGAAGGTAGAGAGTACGTATTAATTGATACTGCTGGTGTTCGTCGCCGCAGTAAAGTACATGAAGTTATCGAGAAGTTCTCGGTGATTAAAACCTTGAAAGCGGTTGAAGATGCTAACGTTGTACTATTAGTGATCGATGCTCGTGAAGGTATTGCAGAGCAAGATCTGGGTTTATTAGGTTTTACCTTAAACGCGGGTCGTGCTTTGGTTATTGCGATAAACAAGTGGGACGGTATTGATCAAAAAATCAAAGACCGTGTTAAAAGTGAGCTTGATCGCCGCCTAGGATTTATCGATTTTGCCCGGATTCACTTTATCTCCGCATTACATGGCACAGGTGTCGGCCATTTATATGAGTCAATTGAAGAAGCATACGACAGTGCTACACGCCGTGTGAGTACTTCAATGCTAACTCGCGTTATGCAAATGTCTCAAGATGATCACCAGCCACCATTGGTCAATGGTCGTCGTGTGAAACTGAAATATGCTCATGCTGGCGGTTATAACCCTCCAATTGTTGTGATCCACGGTAACCAGGTTAAGAAACTGCCTGATTCATATAAACGCTATATGATGAACTACTTCCGTCGTTCATTAAAAGTAGTGGGTACGCCAATCCAATTACGTTTCCATGAAGGTGCTAACCCGTTTGAAGGTAAAACGGAAAAGTTGACTATCGGTCAAGAGCGTCGTCGTAAGCGTGCAATGAGCCACATTCGCGATCGTACTAAATAA
- a CDS encoding DUF3565 domain-containing protein, with protein sequence MQQKIVGYHVDEEQHWVAELACGHFQHVRHNPPWTVRPWVITVEGRQQQLGTILICKKCDVAAPRDIID encoded by the coding sequence ATGCAGCAAAAAATTGTTGGTTATCATGTAGACGAGGAGCAACATTGGGTTGCGGAATTAGCTTGTGGCCATTTTCAACATGTGCGTCATAATCCTCCTTGGACCGTTCGCCCTTGGGTAATAACGGTTGAAGGTCGGCAGCAACAACTGGGGACGATCTTGATCTGCAAAAAATGCGATGTTGCTGCACCGAGAGATATTATTGATTAA
- a CDS encoding cytochrome b/b6 domain-containing protein, translating into MQTQTTYPLLHRLIHWGLALTMMVMLLTILLRLGWMEKNHMAAIIHQGLTKIDVMITDQQSVSIAKSIRGVMFQWHIYFGYAVGVFVLARFIYMAKFGLHYLSPFSRQATTKQKFQAWVYWVFYAGVALSVITGLLLKFGPEAIEEQAETIHKLALWYFIPFISLHLAGILVAESGHDKGLVSKMIGG; encoded by the coding sequence ATGCAAACACAGACAACTTATCCGCTGCTCCATCGTCTTATTCATTGGGGACTAGCATTGACCATGATGGTGATGTTATTAACGATATTATTAAGGCTTGGTTGGATGGAGAAAAACCATATGGCTGCCATTATTCATCAAGGCCTAACAAAAATAGATGTGATGATTACTGACCAGCAATCGGTGAGCATTGCTAAAAGCATCCGTGGCGTGATGTTCCAATGGCATATTTATTTTGGTTATGCCGTCGGGGTATTTGTGTTGGCTCGTTTTATCTATATGGCTAAATTTGGTTTGCATTACCTATCACCTTTTTCACGCCAAGCTACCACAAAGCAAAAGTTTCAGGCATGGGTGTATTGGGTCTTTTATGCTGGCGTAGCATTATCGGTCATAACCGGGTTGCTACTTAAGTTTGGTCCTGAAGCAATAGAGGAACAGGCTGAAACAATCCATAAGCTGGCATTGTGGTATTTCATCCCTTTCATTAGCTTACATCTAGCAGGGATTTTAGTGGCAGAGTCTGGTCATGATAAAGGCTTAGTGTCGAAAATGATTGGTGGCTAG
- a CDS encoding TlpA disulfide reductase family protein yields the protein MSKKLFSRLSKLNIAVLSLALGLGLSITAQAAPSLDNKVMDLQGQSVSLQQFAGKVVYVDFWASWCGPCRKSFPWMNAMQAKYQQQGLEVVAINLDVDTALAREFLSKLPGQFNLRFDPEGDIARAFELQGMPSSFLFNRKGELVQTHMGFFTENIPAYEQEIQILLQE from the coding sequence ATGTCAAAAAAGTTATTTTCACGCTTAAGTAAGTTAAACATTGCCGTACTAAGTTTGGCGTTAGGGCTTGGGCTAAGTATAACGGCTCAAGCCGCACCGTCATTAGATAATAAGGTGATGGATCTGCAAGGCCAGTCGGTTAGTTTACAACAATTTGCCGGTAAGGTTGTTTATGTTGATTTTTGGGCTTCATGGTGTGGTCCATGTCGTAAATCGTTTCCTTGGATGAATGCCATGCAAGCGAAATATCAACAGCAAGGTTTAGAGGTTGTAGCGATTAACCTTGATGTTGACACCGCATTAGCTCGTGAGTTTTTGAGTAAGCTGCCGGGACAATTTAATCTTCGTTTTGACCCCGAGGGTGATATTGCGCGAGCCTTTGAGTTACAAGGTATGCCAAGTAGCTTTTTGTTTAATCGCAAAGGTGAACTAGTACAAACTCACATGGGATTTTTTACCGAAAACATCCCCGCCTACGAACAAGAAATCCAAATACTGTTACAGGAATAA
- a CDS encoding DUF4266 domain-containing protein, which translates to MTKAFYKPLAKAAVALAIVNILAGCSSLGVQPWEKDQLARADMALNSEKLDLALDDHIYFSKEGTSGGRSLAGGGCGCN; encoded by the coding sequence ATGACTAAAGCGTTTTATAAACCCTTAGCGAAGGCGGCTGTGGCGTTAGCCATTGTCAATATTTTGGCTGGCTGCTCAAGTCTGGGTGTGCAACCCTGGGAAAAAGATCAACTTGCTCGTGCAGATATGGCATTAAACAGTGAGAAACTTGATCTGGCGTTAGATGATCATATTTATTTCAGTAAAGAAGGTACCAGTGGCGGTCGTTCATTAGCGGGTGGAGGTTGTGGATGCAACTAA
- a CDS encoding DUF3570 domain-containing protein gives MQLTSKQSIASALALASCSLLSQQVSAVEMTPTNDDWKVDAAIMYYGEQDRVQAAEVIGNVQKAFGDSSLLDLKIVVDSLTGASASGAVAQDESQTFTRPSGDGQYTVDVGETPLDDTFHDTRVQLSANWQEVLNQDWTGNVGVYGSKEFDYLSMGINAGLERSFNKNNTTLALSGAFSNDVVDPVGGRPVAMSQMVFRGNYATDTDYQAAFDQTRLDGDDTKQTSDIMFGVTQIINRNWLMQANYGLSSVSGYMTDPYKILSEVDVNGQTQAYRYENRPDSRLKHSVFLLTKGALDSGVVDFSYRYSTDDWDIQSHTLETHYRYYFSPSMYGQLHLRYYQQQAAEFYQPFLMSGDAIPEFASADYRIGDMTAYTIGLKFGQRLSGGHELSYRIEYYQQNPENNGTELPGQLQNYDLFPAVKAIVAQVSYSF, from the coding sequence ATGCAACTAACATCGAAGCAAAGTATTGCCAGTGCATTGGCATTAGCAAGCTGCAGTCTATTGAGCCAACAGGTTAGTGCTGTTGAAATGACACCTACTAATGATGATTGGAAAGTTGATGCTGCCATTATGTATTATGGCGAACAAGACAGAGTTCAAGCTGCTGAAGTCATCGGTAATGTGCAAAAAGCCTTTGGCGACAGTTCATTATTGGACCTGAAAATTGTGGTCGACAGTTTGACTGGTGCATCGGCATCTGGTGCTGTTGCACAAGATGAAAGCCAAACGTTTACTCGTCCTTCTGGTGATGGTCAATATACTGTTGACGTAGGCGAAACGCCGCTCGACGATACGTTTCATGATACTCGAGTACAGTTAAGCGCTAATTGGCAAGAAGTACTTAATCAAGATTGGACCGGCAATGTCGGGGTATATGGCTCTAAAGAGTTCGATTATCTATCGATGGGTATTAATGCTGGCCTTGAACGTAGCTTTAATAAAAACAACACGACCTTGGCGTTATCGGGTGCTTTTAGCAACGATGTGGTTGACCCTGTTGGCGGTCGTCCAGTCGCCATGTCACAAATGGTCTTTCGTGGCAATTATGCCACAGATACCGATTATCAAGCTGCGTTCGATCAAACTCGTTTAGACGGTGATGATACGAAACAAACCAGTGATATTATGTTTGGTGTGACGCAGATTATTAATCGCAATTGGCTTATGCAAGCTAACTACGGTTTATCAAGTGTGTCTGGTTACATGACTGACCCGTATAAAATTCTCAGTGAAGTCGATGTTAACGGTCAAACACAAGCTTACCGCTATGAAAATCGTCCAGATTCACGTTTGAAGCATAGTGTGTTTTTACTCACTAAAGGTGCTTTGGATTCAGGTGTAGTCGATTTCTCGTATCGTTACAGCACTGACGATTGGGATATACAATCGCATACTTTGGAAACTCATTATCGCTATTATTTTAGTCCAAGCATGTACGGACAATTGCATTTGCGTTATTACCAGCAGCAGGCGGCCGAGTTTTATCAACCATTCTTAATGAGTGGTGATGCAATACCTGAGTTTGCCAGTGCTGATTACCGTATTGGTGATATGACGGCTTATACCATAGGGCTTAAGTTTGGTCAGCGTTTATCAGGTGGCCATGAATTGAGTTATCGTATTGAGTATTACCAGCAAAATCCTGAAAATAACGGTACAGAGTTACCTGGTCAGTTACAAAACTACGATTTATTCCCTGCGGTAAAAGCGATAGTAGCTCAAGTGAGTTATTCGTTTTAA
- a CDS encoding FAD:protein FMN transferase: MSLRTRSWGFLGSFNAMASPCELLMAVDDEHIARQMLNIAYDEAKRIEHKFSRFIEGNVLWQLNHAQGEIIPIDAETLHLLTFAEQCFQLSEAAFDISACPLMALWRFDGSHNVPAQSNIDNALRHVGFASIELTGNSIYMPAGMSVDFGGIGKEYAVDRTAKILAQRWPNQSVLVNFGGDIACPIIKTDGWQVGIENPHKLDNAAALLTIRQGALATSGNTRRYIEVNGKRYGHIINPKTGYPIEHAPLSVTVLAPNCVMAGMLATMSMLKGAVAEDFLQQQGVDFKVFR; this comes from the coding sequence ATGAGCTTACGCACTCGTTCTTGGGGTTTTTTGGGTTCATTTAACGCCATGGCAAGCCCATGTGAGTTGTTAATGGCGGTAGATGACGAGCACATAGCTAGGCAAATGCTCAATATTGCTTATGATGAAGCAAAGCGTATAGAGCATAAATTTAGTCGTTTTATTGAAGGTAACGTACTGTGGCAGTTAAATCATGCCCAAGGAGAAATAATACCGATTGATGCCGAAACGCTGCATTTACTTACCTTTGCTGAGCAATGTTTTCAATTAAGTGAGGCTGCGTTTGATATTAGTGCCTGCCCATTAATGGCATTATGGCGCTTCGATGGCAGCCATAATGTGCCCGCTCAATCTAATATCGATAACGCTCTGCGTCATGTTGGTTTTGCTTCTATTGAATTAACTGGCAACAGCATTTATATGCCAGCAGGCATGAGTGTCGATTTTGGTGGTATTGGTAAAGAGTATGCAGTTGATCGCACTGCGAAAATATTGGCGCAACGTTGGCCAAATCAATCGGTACTTGTTAATTTTGGGGGCGATATTGCTTGTCCAATCATCAAAACTGATGGCTGGCAGGTGGGCATTGAAAACCCGCACAAGCTCGATAATGCTGCGGCCCTGTTAACCATTCGCCAAGGTGCATTAGCTACCAGTGGTAATACTCGGCGTTATATTGAAGTAAACGGTAAGCGTTATGGGCATATTATTAACCCTAAAACAGGTTATCCCATAGAGCATGCGCCATTGTCTGTCACTGTATTGGCGCCAAATTGTGTGATGGCAGGCATGTTAGCCACTATGTCGATGCTCAAAGGAGCGGTTGCGGAAGATTTTTTACAACAACAAGGTGTCGATTTTAAGGTGTTTCGTTAA
- a CDS encoding response regulator, with amino-acid sequence MRVLLVEDNKLLAQGIVMSLAKEGIQVDHLASYNQAQIALENEDFSAIILDLGLPDGNGADLLKQWRKNGISLPIIVLTANADFDMRLMCLDIGADDYLSKPFDVRELIARLKAIIRRQHGLDNNQFSYGALDIDFARCEVHFRGELVLLSRREYQLLLEFAQSAGRVLTRNQLEQLTYGWDEVGSNSIEVHIHHLRKKTASEIIKTVRGIGYILTETV; translated from the coding sequence ATGCGGGTATTATTAGTAGAAGATAATAAGCTGTTAGCCCAAGGTATCGTGATGAGCTTGGCCAAAGAAGGCATTCAGGTTGACCATTTAGCATCTTATAATCAAGCACAAATCGCCTTAGAAAATGAAGATTTTAGTGCCATTATTCTCGATTTGGGTTTGCCCGACGGTAATGGTGCTGACTTATTAAAGCAGTGGCGTAAAAATGGTATCTCATTACCTATTATCGTGTTGACTGCAAACGCTGATTTTGACATGCGCTTAATGTGTTTGGATATTGGCGCTGATGATTATTTAAGTAAACCTTTTGATGTAAGAGAGTTAATTGCTAGACTCAAAGCGATCATTCGTCGCCAACATGGCCTAGATAACAACCAATTTAGTTACGGTGCACTCGACATCGATTTTGCGCGCTGCGAGGTTCATTTTCGTGGTGAGTTAGTATTGTTATCCCGACGTGAATATCAATTATTGCTGGAATTTGCTCAATCTGCAGGACGAGTATTAACCCGTAATCAACTCGAGCAGTTAACTTATGGTTGGGATGAAGTGGGCAGCAATTCGATTGAAGTGCATATCCATCATTTACGAAAAAAAACCGCTAGCGAAATAATCAAAACTGTACGTGGTATCGGTTATATTTTAACTGAAACGGTATAA
- a CDS encoding ATP-binding protein, which translates to MFSLRLLLSLLMLVGIVLTVTFSSILSTRDAMHEVEELFDAQMVQTAKMLEQFYVEQLTEEQLVQLAQRPILFHVSDSKIETFADQANPITLSYEHKLSFQLLSSAGQLLAYSDSSGEQLLTNFTQGYDTRSIGNELWHVYSFFSLSHQVWIVTAQRDDVRQELVSLIISNTWRSPLIIAPIMMFFMLLLTYYLFKPVKLLERHLNKRPAQDLTPINFTLPTELASIQKALNSYLLRIADTIIRERRFSADAAHELKTPLAIIKLHSDGLNDLLSSQAPEIQLATLAYIEAIGEGVNRINHTVEQLLLLSRVDAIEALNQTDCKLVNIIENVINQLLHVIADYEWHIDIPAEMTINADPFYLELVLKNIIENACKYSPVESLITIEASQDNNQAMICVMDQGRGMSDEEIGLAKNRFYRVDENASQGAGLGLSICQHIISLHHGELTFSQVEPHGLNVRIVLPQTQV; encoded by the coding sequence ATGTTTTCATTACGGTTATTATTAAGTTTACTGATGCTGGTGGGGATTGTTCTTACGGTGACGTTTTCGAGTATATTAAGCACTCGTGATGCCATGCATGAAGTTGAAGAGTTGTTTGATGCACAAATGGTTCAAACCGCCAAAATGCTTGAACAATTTTATGTGGAACAGCTGACCGAAGAGCAACTAGTACAATTGGCCCAGCGTCCTATCTTGTTTCATGTTTCAGATTCAAAAATCGAAACCTTTGCCGATCAAGCTAATCCCATCACCTTATCTTATGAGCACAAGTTATCATTTCAATTACTGTCCAGTGCTGGGCAATTACTGGCATACTCCGACAGCTCCGGCGAACAGCTATTAACCAATTTCACTCAAGGGTATGATACTCGAAGCATCGGTAATGAGTTATGGCATGTGTACAGTTTTTTCTCGTTGTCGCATCAGGTGTGGATTGTTACCGCACAGCGTGATGACGTTAGGCAAGAGTTAGTGTCGTTAATTATTAGTAATACTTGGCGATCGCCATTAATCATTGCTCCCATCATGATGTTTTTTATGTTGCTATTGACCTACTACTTATTCAAACCAGTGAAATTACTCGAGCGCCATTTAAATAAGCGTCCCGCCCAAGATCTAACCCCAATAAATTTCACTTTGCCAACTGAATTAGCGTCAATCCAAAAAGCCCTTAACAGTTATTTGCTGCGCATTGCCGATACCATCATCCGTGAGCGCCGCTTTAGTGCCGATGCCGCGCACGAGCTTAAAACTCCGTTAGCGATTATTAAGCTGCACAGTGACGGCTTGAATGATTTATTGTCGAGCCAGGCGCCAGAGATTCAGCTTGCTACCTTAGCGTACATAGAGGCGATAGGTGAGGGAGTCAATCGGATTAATCATACCGTAGAGCAATTGTTACTGTTGTCGCGTGTTGATGCTATTGAGGCGCTAAATCAAACCGATTGTAAATTAGTTAATATTATTGAGAACGTAATAAATCAGCTTTTGCACGTGATTGCCGATTACGAATGGCATATCGATATTCCAGCTGAAATGACCATCAATGCCGATCCGTTTTACCTCGAATTAGTACTGAAAAACATTATCGAGAATGCCTGTAAATATAGCCCGGTTGAATCATTAATTACCATTGAGGCTTCACAGGATAATAATCAGGCGATGATTTGTGTTATGGATCAAGGACGCGGTATGTCCGATGAGGAAATAGGCTTAGCCAAGAATCGATTTTATCGTGTAGATGAAAATGCATCCCAAGGGGCGGGTTTAGGCTTATCTATTTGTCAGCATATTATCAGTTTGCATCACGGTGAGCTGACCTTTAGTCAGGTAGAACCTCATGGGCTTAATGTGCGTATTGTATTACCTCAAACTCAGGTTTAA